A genomic window from Lotus japonicus ecotype B-129 chromosome 1, LjGifu_v1.2 includes:
- the LOC130734219 gene encoding zeatin O-glucosyltransferase-like, whose product MTSSHQSSPGKVHGSSSSRFDEHQVVVVMVPFPAQGHLTPLLHFSRLILSHNIPVHYVGTATHNRQATLRVQGWDPNSISNIHFHDFEAPPFASPPPNPNAETKFPSHLIPSFEATSHLRAPLAALLQSLSYVARRVIVIHDAILASVVQDTKNIANVERYTFHSCSAFMVFLHSWDKMGKPQLEGSHIPQVPSLEGCFPIQFMDFITEQSEFMEFTAGHIYNTTRAIESPYMEFMENIIGSKKHWALGPFNPLTIESKNSKGRHFIMEWLDRQEVRSVIYVSFGSTTTFTEEQIEQMANGLEQSKQKFIWVLRDADKGDIFDRVKVKEHDLPKEYEKRVEGMGLVVRDWVPQLEILSHPSTGGFMCHCGWNSCIESMSMGVPIAAWPMHSDQPRNSVLITEVLKVGLVVQDWAQRDELVTASVIENAVRRLMKTKEGDEMRERAMNLKNAIHRSMDEGGVSRKEIDSFIAHITR is encoded by the coding sequence ATGACTTCTAGCCACCAAAGTTCGCCAGGAAAAGTCCATGGCAGCAGCAGCAGCCGCTTTGATGAACACCAAGTGGTGGTGGTTATGGTACCTTTCCCTGCACAAGGACATCTCACTCCACTCCTACACTTTTCACGTCTAATCCTGTCACACAACATACCTGTTCATTATGTTGGCACAGCCACACACAATCGTCAAGCCACACTTCGTGTCCAAGGTTGGGACCCAAACTCCATTTCAAACATCCATTTCCATGACTTTGAAGCTCCTCCCTTTGCTTCCCCACCTCCCAACCCAAATGCAGAAACCAAGTTCCCATCTCACTTGATTCCTTCCTTTGAGGCCACTTCACATCTTCGTGCGCCTTTGGCAGCACTTCTCCAATCCCTTTCATATGTGGCTAGAAGGGTCATAGTGATTCATGACGCCATATTGGCGTCCGTGGTTCAGGATACCAAAAACATAGCAAATGTTGAGAGGTACACATTTCACAGTTGTTCTGCCTTTATGGTTTTCTTACACTCTTGGGATAAAATGGGAAAACCGCAACTAGAAGGCTCACATATCCCACAAGTTCCTTCTCTTGAAGGATGCTTCCCTATTCAATTCATGGATTTCATTACTGAACAAAGTGAATTCATGGAATTCACTGCTGGACACATTTACAACACAACCAGAGCAATTGAAAGTCCTTACATGGAgtttatggaaaacatcattgGTAGCAAGAAGCATTGGGCACTTGGGCCCTTCAACCCTTTAACCATTGAGAGCAAAAACTCAAAGGGAAGGCACTTCATCATGGAGTGGCTTGATAGACAAGAGGTGAGATCTGTTATATATGTATCTTTTGGGtcaacaacaaccttcacagaGGAGCAAATTGAGCAGATGGCAAATGGATTGGAGCAAAGCAAGCAAAAATTCATCTGGGTGTTGAGAGATGCTGATAAAGGTGACATCTTTGATAGAGTTAAAGTAAAAGAACATGACCTTCCTAAAGAGTATGAAAAGAGAGTTGAAGGCATGGGGCTAGTTGTGAGAGACTGGGTACCCCAGTTGGAAATTCTAAGTCATCCTTCAACAGGAGGGTTTATGTGTCACTGTGGATGGAACTCCTGCATAGAGAGCATGTCCATGGGGGTGCCAATAGCAGCATGGCCTATGCACTCTGACCAGCCAAGAAATAGTGTTTTGATAACTGAAGTGCTGAAGGTTGGTTTGGTAGTGCAGGATTGGGCTCAAAGAGATGAGTTGGTGACCGCTTCAGTTATTGAGAATGCAGTGAGAAGGTTGATGAAAACAAAGGAAGGAGATGAGATGCGAGAGAGAGCAATGAACCTTAAAAATGCCATCCATAGGTCCATGGATGAAGGTGGAGTCTCTCGTAAGGAAATTGATTCTTTCATTGCACATATAACTAGATAG